From the Paramormyrops kingsleyae isolate MSU_618 chromosome 7, PKINGS_0.4, whole genome shotgun sequence genome, one window contains:
- the LOC111850008 gene encoding insulin gene enhancer protein isl-1 isoform X1, whose amino-acid sequence MGDMGDPPKKKRLISLCVGCGNQIHDQYILRVSPDLEWHAACLKCAECNQYLDESCTCFVRDGKTYCKRDYIRLYGIKCAKCNIGFSKNDFVMRARTKVYHIECFRCVACSRQLIPGDEFALRDDGLFCRADHNVVERATMGAGDPLSPLHPARPLQMAAEPVSARQPALRPHVHKQPEKTTRVRTVLNEKQLHTLRTCYNANPRPDALMKEQLVEMTGLSPRVIRVWFQNKRCKDKKRSILMKQLQQQQPNDKTNIQGMTGTPMVAASPERHDGGLQANPVEVQSYQAPWKVLSDFALQSDIDQPAFQQLVNFSEGGPGSNSTGSEVASMSSQLPDTPNSMVSSPIEA is encoded by the exons ATGGGAGATATGGGGGATCCACCGAAAA AAAAACGGCTGATTTCATTATGTGTTGGATGCGGAAATCAGATTCACGATCAGTATATTCTTCGGGTTTCTCCCGATCTGGAATGGCATGCAGCGTGTTTGAAATGTGCAGAATGTAATCAATATTTGGACGAATCGTGTACCTGCTTTGTCAGAGACGGAAAAACCTATTGTAAAAGAGACTACATCAG GTTATACGGGATAAAGTGCGCAAAATGCAACATAGGGTTCAGCAAGAATGATTTTGTTATGAGAGCGCGCACCAAGGTGTATCATATCGAGTGTTTTCGGTGTGTGGCCTGCAGCCGGCAGCTTATCCCCGGGGACGAGTTTGCTCTGAGAGACGATGGCCTGTTCTGTAGGGCCGATCACAACGTTGTGGAACGGGCAACAATGGGGGCTGGTGACCCTCTTAGTCCTTTACACCCGGCAAGACCTTTACAGATGGCAG CAGAACCCGTATCGGCTAGACAGCCTGCACTTCGACCACACGTCCACAAGCAGCCGGAGAAAACGACTCGGGTCAGGACAGTCCTCAACGAGAAACAGCTACACACTCTTAGAACCTGCTACAATGCAAACCCGCGACCAGATGCCCTCATGAAGGAGCAGCTGGTGGAAATGACAGGCCTAAGTCCTCGAGTCATCCGGGTCTGGTTTCAAAACAAACGGTGCAAGGACAAGAAAAGGAGCATTCTAATGAAACAACTTCAGCAACAGCAGCCCAACGATAAAACG AATATCCAGGGTATGACGGGGACCCCCATGGTGGCCGCCAGCCCAGAGAGGCACGACGGCGGTTTGCAGGCAAACCCAGTGGAGGTGCAGAGTTACCAGGCACCTTGGAAAGTACTGAGTGACTTCGCACTGCAGAGTGACATAGACCAGCCTGCATTTCAGCAACTG GTAAATTTTTCAGAAGGAGGACCGGGTTCAAATTCAACTGGGAGTGAAGTTGCATCAATGTCCTCTCAACTACCAGACACACCAAACAGCATGGTATCGAGTCCTATAGAAGCGTGA
- the LOC111850008 gene encoding insulin gene enhancer protein isl-1 isoform X2, whose translation MGDMGDPPKKKRLISLCVGCGNQIHDQYILRVSPDLEWHAACLKCAECNQYLDESCTCFVRDGKTYCKRDYIRLYGIKCAKCNIGFSKNDFVMRARTKVYHIECFRCVACSRQLIPGDEFALRDDGLFCRADHNVVERATMGAGDPLSPLHPARPLQMAEPVSARQPALRPHVHKQPEKTTRVRTVLNEKQLHTLRTCYNANPRPDALMKEQLVEMTGLSPRVIRVWFQNKRCKDKKRSILMKQLQQQQPNDKTNIQGMTGTPMVAASPERHDGGLQANPVEVQSYQAPWKVLSDFALQSDIDQPAFQQLVNFSEGGPGSNSTGSEVASMSSQLPDTPNSMVSSPIEA comes from the exons ATGGGAGATATGGGGGATCCACCGAAAA AAAAACGGCTGATTTCATTATGTGTTGGATGCGGAAATCAGATTCACGATCAGTATATTCTTCGGGTTTCTCCCGATCTGGAATGGCATGCAGCGTGTTTGAAATGTGCAGAATGTAATCAATATTTGGACGAATCGTGTACCTGCTTTGTCAGAGACGGAAAAACCTATTGTAAAAGAGACTACATCAG GTTATACGGGATAAAGTGCGCAAAATGCAACATAGGGTTCAGCAAGAATGATTTTGTTATGAGAGCGCGCACCAAGGTGTATCATATCGAGTGTTTTCGGTGTGTGGCCTGCAGCCGGCAGCTTATCCCCGGGGACGAGTTTGCTCTGAGAGACGATGGCCTGTTCTGTAGGGCCGATCACAACGTTGTGGAACGGGCAACAATGGGGGCTGGTGACCCTCTTAGTCCTTTACACCCGGCAAGACCTTTACAGATGGCAG AACCCGTATCGGCTAGACAGCCTGCACTTCGACCACACGTCCACAAGCAGCCGGAGAAAACGACTCGGGTCAGGACAGTCCTCAACGAGAAACAGCTACACACTCTTAGAACCTGCTACAATGCAAACCCGCGACCAGATGCCCTCATGAAGGAGCAGCTGGTGGAAATGACAGGCCTAAGTCCTCGAGTCATCCGGGTCTGGTTTCAAAACAAACGGTGCAAGGACAAGAAAAGGAGCATTCTAATGAAACAACTTCAGCAACAGCAGCCCAACGATAAAACG AATATCCAGGGTATGACGGGGACCCCCATGGTGGCCGCCAGCCCAGAGAGGCACGACGGCGGTTTGCAGGCAAACCCAGTGGAGGTGCAGAGTTACCAGGCACCTTGGAAAGTACTGAGTGACTTCGCACTGCAGAGTGACATAGACCAGCCTGCATTTCAGCAACTG GTAAATTTTTCAGAAGGAGGACCGGGTTCAAATTCAACTGGGAGTGAAGTTGCATCAATGTCCTCTCAACTACCAGACACACCAAACAGCATGGTATCGAGTCCTATAGAAGCGTGA